In a single window of the Micromonospora inositola genome:
- a CDS encoding type III secretion system chaperone family protein encodes MSRRSDVAALIESVCAERELDWESTGKGSYAVTLPGTHKLKTICNLIVGEHALRVEAFVMRQPDERREELWAWLLQRNARMYGVSFSIDAVGDVYLTGRVNLAGIDEDELDRLLGAVLTYADESFDSMLEIGFGAAIRREWEWRVKRGESTANLAAFAHLFEPSGGAHRAADGVGSTTGGSEPS; translated from the coding sequence ATGAGCCGTAGGAGCGACGTCGCCGCCCTGATCGAGTCCGTCTGCGCCGAGCGTGAGCTGGACTGGGAGTCGACCGGCAAGGGGTCGTACGCGGTCACCCTGCCGGGCACGCACAAGCTCAAGACGATCTGCAACCTGATCGTCGGCGAGCACGCGTTGCGGGTCGAGGCGTTCGTGATGCGCCAGCCGGACGAGCGCCGCGAGGAGCTGTGGGCCTGGCTGCTGCAGCGCAACGCCCGGATGTACGGGGTCTCCTTCTCGATCGATGCGGTCGGCGACGTCTATCTCACCGGCCGGGTCAACCTGGCCGGAATTGACGAGGACGAGCTGGACCGGCTGCTGGGCGCCGTGTTGACCTACGCCGACGAGTCGTTCGACAGCATGCTGGAGATCGGCTTCGGCGCGGCGATCCGCCGCGAGTGGGAGTGGCGGGTCAAGCGGGGCGAGTCGACGGCCAACCTGGCCGCGTTCGCCCACCTCTTCGAGCCCTCCGGCGGTGCCCACCGGGCGGCGGACGGCGTCGGCTCGACCACCGGAGGTTCGGAGCCGTCCTGA